The proteins below are encoded in one region of Bosea sp. BIWAKO-01:
- a CDS encoding ABC transporter permease — MLKYILKRILLMVPTLLVTSALIFTVINLPEGDYFETLAAEMQAQGEKADLSRIEFLKTEYGFDKPPIERYFHWVTGLMRGDMGYSFEYQRPVSEIVGDRLLLTMIVSFVTIIFTWVVAFPIGIYSATHQYSWGDYGLTFLGLIGLAVPHFLLALVFMYFANVWFGTSIGGLVDPQYLNQPMSWAKLRSVLEHLWIPVIIIGAGGTAGMIRAVRANLLDELQKQYYVTARAKGLPPGKALRKYPLRMSLNFFISDIGDILPSIVSGAEIVAIVLSLQTTGPLLIRALQAQDMYLAGSFLMFLSFLTVIGVLISDIALAILDPRIRLQGAATK, encoded by the coding sequence CTGCTGAAATACATCCTCAAGCGCATCCTGCTGATGGTGCCGACGCTGCTGGTGACCAGTGCGTTGATCTTCACCGTCATCAACCTGCCCGAGGGCGACTATTTCGAGACGCTTGCCGCCGAGATGCAGGCCCAGGGCGAAAAGGCCGACCTCAGCCGCATCGAGTTCCTGAAGACGGAGTATGGCTTCGACAAGCCGCCAATCGAGCGCTATTTCCACTGGGTCACCGGGCTCATGCGCGGCGACATGGGCTATTCCTTCGAATATCAGCGCCCTGTAAGCGAGATCGTCGGGGATCGATTGCTGCTGACGATGATCGTCTCCTTCGTCACCATCATCTTCACCTGGGTCGTCGCCTTCCCGATCGGCATCTATTCCGCCACCCATCAATACAGCTGGGGTGACTACGGCCTCACATTCCTCGGGCTGATCGGGCTTGCCGTGCCGCATTTCCTGCTGGCGCTGGTCTTCATGTATTTCGCCAATGTCTGGTTCGGCACCTCGATCGGGGGGCTCGTCGATCCACAATATCTCAACCAGCCGATGAGCTGGGCAAAGCTCCGCTCGGTGCTGGAGCATCTCTGGATCCCCGTGATCATCATCGGCGCCGGCGGCACCGCCGGCATGATCCGCGCCGTGCGCGCCAACCTGCTCGACGAACTCCAGAAGCAGTATTACGTCACCGCCCGCGCCAAGGGGCTGCCGCCCGGCAAGGCATTGCGCAAATATCCGCTGCGCATGTCGCTGAACTTCTTCATTTCCGATATTGGCGACATTCTGCCATCGATCGTCTCCGGCGCAGAGATCGTCGCGATCGTGCTCTCGCTTCAGACGACCGGTCCGCTGCTGATCCGCGCCCTGCAGGCGCAGGACATGTACCTCGCTGGTTCCTTCCTGATGTTCCTCTCGTTCCTCACCGTGATCGGGGTGTTGATCTCGGACATCGCGCTCGCGATCCTCGATCCGCGCATCCGCCTCCAGGGAGCGGCCACCAAGTGA
- a CDS encoding ABC transporter permease: MKPALPPDGAPLLHTASTAPFEPYAVERMTPEQERVYLASQWQLMWWKFRKHRLAVISGVFIILMYLAVIFAEFLAPYHYTTRNTDFIRAPRQEVHLFHEGRFLGPFVYPYTQRLNMENLKREYDVDRSRPQPIRFFCRGDDYDFWRLVPGNLHLVCPPKDGTLFLLGTDRLGRDMLSRIIYGGRISLSIGLLGVGVSFILGVIIGGIAGYYGGKIDLFIQRVIEIVQSLPHIPLWLALASIMPPSWSPLLVYFGITMILGLMDWTGLARAVRSKLLSLREEDYVVAAQLMGAKPARIIGLHLVPGFMSHLIASATITVPKTILGETALSFLGLGLRPPITSWGVMLNEAQNVNVVALYPWLLYPVVPVILIILAFNFLGDGLRDAADPYR; this comes from the coding sequence GTGAAGCCCGCTCTCCCGCCAGACGGCGCGCCGCTGCTGCACACGGCCTCGACCGCGCCGTTCGAACCCTACGCCGTCGAACGCATGACGCCTGAGCAGGAGCGTGTCTACCTCGCGTCACAATGGCAGCTGATGTGGTGGAAATTCCGCAAGCATCGGCTCGCGGTGATCTCCGGCGTCTTCATCATCCTCATGTATCTGGCGGTGATATTCGCCGAGTTCCTGGCGCCCTACCATTACACCACCCGCAATACCGACTTCATCCGCGCCCCGCGGCAAGAAGTGCATCTCTTCCACGAAGGTCGCTTCCTCGGCCCCTTCGTCTATCCCTATACGCAGCGCCTCAACATGGAGAACCTGAAGCGCGAATACGATGTCGACCGCAGCCGGCCGCAGCCGATCCGCTTCTTCTGCCGGGGCGACGATTACGATTTCTGGCGCCTGGTACCCGGCAACCTTCACCTCGTCTGCCCACCCAAGGACGGCACCCTGTTTCTCCTCGGCACCGATCGGCTCGGGCGCGACATGCTCTCGCGCATCATCTATGGCGGCAGAATCTCGCTCAGCATCGGCCTGCTCGGGGTCGGTGTCAGCTTCATCCTCGGCGTCATCATCGGCGGGATCGCCGGATATTACGGCGGCAAGATCGATCTCTTCATCCAGCGCGTGATCGAAATCGTGCAGTCACTGCCGCATATCCCGCTCTGGCTCGCGCTGGCCTCGATCATGCCGCCATCCTGGAGTCCGCTGCTCGTCTATTTCGGCATCACGATGATTCTCGGCCTGATGGACTGGACCGGTCTTGCCCGCGCGGTCCGCTCGAAACTGCTCTCGCTGCGCGAGGAAGACTATGTCGTTGCCGCCCAACTGATGGGCGCCAAGCCTGCGCGGATCATCGGCCTGCACCTCGTGCCGGGCTTCATGAGCCATCTCATCGCCTCGGCCACCATCACCGTGCCGAAAACGATCCTGGGCGAGACGGCGCTCAGCTTCCTCGGACTTGGACTCAGGCCACCGATCACCAGCTGGGGCGTGATGCTGAACGAGGCGCAGAACGTCAATGTGGTGGCGCTCTATCCCTGGTTGCTCTATCCGGTCGTTCCGGTGATCCTGATCATCCTGGCCTTCAACTTCCTTGGCGACGGCTTGCGCGATGCGGCCGATCCCTACCGCTGA
- a CDS encoding polysaccharide deacetylase family protein — translation MSNPLWAPLLAELDRWSAEGRRLQLWLRDDDAIAPSPQLDRLAALAEHFDAPVLLAVIPFLAQSALCERLRSAPLLLPCQHGAWHRNHAPQGEKKSEFGSHRPRDIIVAEIAAGRRRLMDLFGPTLLPVFVPPWNRIDRDIAAGLPELGFSGLSCFRNFGFAAPHGFSIVNTQIDIIDWHGGRIGRPTPAIAEEIVTELTRRREAGTGDSPLGLLLHHRDHDEGAWAVLDALLGSIVHHPAVELVGLRQLFSGSNTA, via the coding sequence ATGAGCAACCCGCTCTGGGCTCCGCTTCTCGCCGAACTCGATCGCTGGAGCGCCGAGGGCCGGCGCCTGCAGCTCTGGCTTCGCGATGACGACGCGATCGCGCCAAGCCCGCAGCTCGACAGGCTGGCAGCCCTTGCCGAACATTTCGATGCGCCCGTGCTGCTCGCAGTCATCCCCTTCCTGGCGCAATCCGCCCTCTGCGAGCGCTTGCGGAGCGCCCCGCTCCTGCTGCCCTGCCAGCATGGCGCCTGGCACCGCAATCACGCCCCTCAGGGCGAGAAGAAGTCCGAGTTCGGAAGCCACCGGCCTCGGGACATCATTGTTGCGGAGATCGCGGCTGGGCGACGCCGGCTTATGGATCTGTTTGGCCCGACCCTGCTGCCGGTCTTCGTCCCCCCGTGGAACCGGATCGACAGGGATATCGCGGCAGGCTTGCCGGAACTCGGCTTCAGCGGGCTCTCCTGCTTCCGCAATTTCGGCTTCGCGGCGCCCCACGGGTTTTCCATCGTCAACACCCAGATCGACATCATCGACTGGCATGGCGGGCGCATTGGTCGCCCGACCCCGGCCATTGCCGAGGAGATCGTCACGGAACTCACACGAAGACGTGAGGCTGGAACAGGGGACAGCCCACTTGGCCTGTTGCTGCATCACCGCGACCATGATGAGGGGGCCTGGGCCGTTCTCGATGCCTTGCTCGGCTCGATCGTCCATCACCCCGCGGTGGAGTTGGTCGGCCTTCGACAGTTGTTTTCGGGCTCGAACACTGCCTAG
- a CDS encoding glycosyltransferase family 4 protein — MAHQLVEAMTRLGHVVAPIADARSYMRSSEPALLDQRLAEAAGRRDALLAAWETNGNRPGLWFTYHSYYKAPDLLGPEITKRLDIPYVVAEASDSGRRSEGEWARHVALARRGFRAADLHFCFTERDRGGVEARSSDRTHFLDLPPFIALEPSTPHRRSGAAATRLITVAMMRPGVKLESYQALAASLSRLIDRPWTLTIIGDGPVRNQVEAAFATLPRERIEWRGELDRPAVGAALAEHDIFVWPGVGEAYGLVYLEAQAAGLPVVAYDSGGVAATVRNGETALLVQDGDLAALARALAQLVANTKQREDMGRAARNFVLQERTLDRTSEIISQGLALAQAARAAHRAPRAESTGP; from the coding sequence ATGGCGCACCAGCTCGTCGAGGCAATGACGCGGCTCGGCCATGTCGTCGCCCCCATCGCGGATGCGCGCTCCTATATGCGCAGCTCGGAGCCGGCGCTGCTGGATCAGCGCCTCGCCGAGGCGGCCGGCCGGCGCGATGCCTTGCTGGCCGCCTGGGAGACCAATGGCAACCGACCGGGACTCTGGTTCACCTATCACAGCTATTACAAGGCACCCGACCTCCTGGGGCCCGAGATCACGAAACGGCTCGACATTCCCTATGTCGTCGCCGAAGCAAGCGATTCCGGCCGGCGTTCCGAGGGGGAATGGGCCCGGCATGTCGCACTCGCGAGGCGCGGCTTCCGTGCTGCCGATCTGCATTTCTGCTTCACCGAGCGTGACCGTGGCGGCGTCGAGGCCCGCTCCTCGGACCGCACGCATTTCCTCGATCTGCCCCCCTTCATCGCGTTGGAGCCCTCCACGCCCCACCGCCGATCCGGTGCCGCAGCCACGCGCCTGATCACTGTCGCGATGATGCGCCCAGGCGTTAAGCTCGAAAGCTATCAAGCGCTTGCCGCCAGCCTCTCCCGCCTGATCGATCGTCCCTGGACGCTCACCATCATTGGCGACGGACCCGTGCGCAATCAGGTCGAAGCGGCCTTCGCGACCCTGCCGCGCGAGCGCATCGAATGGCGCGGTGAGCTGGATCGCCCTGCCGTCGGCGCGGCGCTGGCGGAGCACGACATATTCGTGTGGCCCGGCGTCGGCGAAGCCTATGGCCTGGTCTATCTCGAAGCCCAGGCTGCGGGTCTCCCGGTTGTTGCCTACGACAGCGGCGGCGTCGCAGCCACCGTCCGGAATGGAGAGACCGCGCTCCTGGTGCAGGATGGTGACCTCGCGGCTTTGGCAAGAGCGTTGGCGCAGCTCGTCGCGAACACGAAACAGCGCGAAGATATGGGTCGCGCCGCGCGAAACTTCGTCCTGCAGGAACGGACGCTCGATCGGACGAGCGAGATCATCTCGCAGGGCCTCGCATTGGCACAGGCGGCTCGCGCCGCACATCGGGCCCCGCGCGCGGAATCGACGGGACCATGA
- a CDS encoding ABC transporter substrate-binding protein: MTSRRQHPTRRTALLLGAGAFAAQGLPRGALAREPNPMDFIDSPYWAGKVAAGALPVITLRLPEEPRVIDVSGPDRIPGRHGGTMRMLMGDQRDIRMMTLYGYTRLLVYDDNLELAPDVLETVDVKDGRIFTLRLRKGHRWSDGSPFTTEDFRYWWEDFANNRRLSPGGPPQALLAGGEKPVFEVLSETEIRYSWTKPNPIFLPSLAGAQPTYIYMPSGYLKQFHERYADKVTLYARVKAARVKDWGSLHERFSRMYRPENPDLPTLDPWRNLTPLPAEQFTFQRNPYFHRIDQAGRQLPYVDEVTMTIGTNSLIPAKTAAGESDLQARYLRFDNYTFLKDASKRMNFDVRLWKRAEGSWFALMPNLNAIDPVWRDLNRDVRYRRALSVAINRKDINQVIFFGLAKESGNTALPESPLYDAENANMWMQADRALANRLLDEIGLTKRAPDGVRLLPNGQRLEFTVETAGESTEETDILDLIKQDLHEVGIKIFPRSAQRDVFRRRILAGQTVMSAWAGMDNALVAAEMEPDALAPTSSMQFNWPRWGQFLESGGREGEEPELPEVQELVKLYQAWRGSVTHDERRTIWRAMLRINAEQLFTIGVVNGTLQPVVVSRNLRNVPEKGLYSFEPGAFFGRYMPDTFWFDDAQVKS; this comes from the coding sequence ATGACATCCCGCCGGCAGCACCCCACACGCCGCACCGCCCTCCTGCTCGGGGCCGGAGCCTTCGCCGCTCAGGGCCTGCCGCGCGGCGCGCTCGCCCGCGAACCCAACCCGATGGACTTCATCGACAGCCCCTACTGGGCCGGGAAGGTGGCCGCAGGCGCGCTACCGGTGATCACACTCCGCCTTCCGGAGGAACCTCGCGTGATCGATGTGTCCGGCCCCGACCGGATTCCCGGGCGGCATGGCGGCACGATGCGCATGCTGATGGGCGACCAGCGCGACATCCGGATGATGACGCTCTACGGCTATACTCGGCTCCTCGTCTATGACGACAATCTCGAACTGGCGCCGGACGTTCTGGAGACTGTCGACGTCAAGGACGGACGCATCTTCACCCTCAGGCTGCGGAAGGGGCATCGCTGGTCCGACGGCAGCCCCTTCACGACAGAGGATTTCCGCTATTGGTGGGAAGACTTCGCCAATAACCGGCGGCTCTCCCCTGGCGGGCCGCCCCAGGCCCTGCTGGCGGGCGGCGAGAAGCCGGTCTTCGAAGTGCTGAGCGAGACCGAGATTCGCTACAGCTGGACCAAGCCGAACCCGATCTTCCTGCCCTCGCTAGCTGGCGCCCAGCCGACCTATATCTATATGCCGTCGGGCTATCTGAAGCAGTTCCATGAGCGCTACGCCGACAAGGTCACGCTCTACGCCCGCGTCAAGGCAGCGCGCGTCAAGGACTGGGGCTCCCTGCACGAACGGTTCTCACGCATGTATAGGCCCGAGAACCCCGACCTGCCGACGCTCGACCCCTGGCGCAATCTGACGCCACTTCCGGCTGAACAGTTCACCTTCCAGCGCAACCCCTATTTCCACCGCATCGACCAGGCCGGGCGACAACTGCCCTATGTCGACGAAGTGACGATGACGATCGGGACGAATTCGCTGATCCCGGCGAAGACCGCAGCCGGCGAAAGCGACCTGCAGGCACGTTATCTCCGCTTCGACAACTACACCTTCCTGAAGGACGCCTCGAAGCGGATGAATTTCGACGTCAGGCTCTGGAAACGGGCCGAAGGCTCCTGGTTCGCGCTTATGCCGAATCTGAATGCCATCGATCCGGTCTGGCGCGATCTCAATCGCGATGTCCGTTATCGGCGCGCCCTCTCCGTCGCGATCAATCGCAAGGACATCAACCAGGTGATTTTCTTTGGCCTTGCCAAGGAAAGCGGCAATACGGCACTCCCCGAGAGCCCGCTCTATGATGCCGAAAACGCCAATATGTGGATGCAGGCTGACCGGGCGCTGGCCAACCGGCTGCTTGACGAGATCGGACTGACCAAACGTGCTCCGGACGGTGTGCGGCTCCTGCCCAATGGCCAGCGTCTTGAATTTACCGTGGAGACCGCCGGCGAGAGCACCGAAGAGACGGATATTCTCGATCTGATCAAACAGGATCTGCATGAGGTCGGGATCAAGATTTTTCCCCGCTCGGCCCAGCGTGACGTTTTCCGCCGCCGCATCCTTGCCGGCCAGACCGTGATGTCGGCCTGGGCGGGCATGGATAACGCGCTGGTCGCGGCCGAAATGGAGCCCGATGCGCTTGCCCCCACGTCGTCGATGCAGTTCAACTGGCCGCGCTGGGGACAGTTCCTGGAGAGCGGAGGCCGCGAAGGCGAAGAACCTGAACTCCCCGAGGTGCAGGAACTGGTGAAGCTCTACCAGGCCTGGCGCGGCAGCGTGACCCATGACGAGCGCCGGACGATCTGGCGTGCGATGCTAAGGATCAATGCCGAGCAGCTTTTCACCATCGGCGTGGTCAATGGCACGCTGCAGCCGGTCGTGGTCTCGCGCAATCTGCGCAATGTTCCCGAAAAGGGTCTGTACAGCTTCGAGCCGGGTGCCTTTTTCGGTCGCTACATGCCCGATACGTTCTGGTTCGACGATGCTCAGGTGAAGAGCTGA
- a CDS encoding ABC transporter ATP-binding protein, whose amino-acid sequence MDILRISDLRIGFTVHGFARDVVKGVSLRVPAGKTVALVGESGSGKSVISQAIMGLLPRAGGVTGGEILFRDPLDRDTVIDIAGLTAEGEEIRALRGGRIGMIFQEPMSSLSPVHTIGNQIEEALQLHRPTDDASARRQIETMLRRVGFKDPARAYGYYPFELSGGLRQRAMLAMALICQPALLIADEPTTALDVTIQAQVLDLMRDLQAEMGMAILLITHDLGVVANMADEVVVIYHGEIMESGPVEDIFRRPRHPYLKALLKASPHFDMQEGERLVALREARAQPAATPRAAPVISRPANAPPLLSVRHLRKTYTTGSRGFFGKGTQATVLAVDDVGFDIARGECLGLVGESGCGKTTVSKIIMRAVTPDAGAVTFNDGFGPTDVLSLQGEELRRFRQRVQMIFQDPVSSLSPRMTVMNILREPLVIHERGDGAEQTARVRSLMESVGLDPRFLSRYPHSFSGGQRQRIGIARALALDPDLIVCDEPVSALDVSVQAQILNLLKDLQAERGLTFLFISHNLAVVNYMADRIAVMANGHIVELAPRHALFASPAHPYTKALLRSVPFADLDRKLDFKLVAPGGASDYSHWAPAFRPEAGVSLEPLSLGEGHYVLARPEANHRELV is encoded by the coding sequence ATGGACATCTTGCGGATCAGCGATTTGCGGATCGGCTTCACGGTGCACGGGTTCGCCCGGGATGTCGTGAAGGGGGTCAGCCTGCGTGTCCCGGCAGGCAAGACGGTGGCCCTCGTCGGCGAGTCCGGATCCGGTAAATCGGTGATTTCGCAGGCGATCATGGGGCTCCTTCCCCGCGCCGGGGGCGTCACCGGCGGTGAGATCCTGTTTCGCGACCCGCTCGACCGGGACACCGTGATCGACATTGCGGGCCTGACCGCTGAAGGCGAGGAGATTCGCGCGCTGCGCGGCGGCCGCATCGGCATGATCTTCCAGGAACCGATGTCCTCGCTCTCACCGGTGCACACCATCGGCAACCAGATCGAGGAAGCCCTGCAATTGCATCGCCCGACCGATGATGCTTCGGCACGCCGGCAGATCGAGACGATGCTTCGGCGCGTCGGCTTCAAGGACCCAGCGCGCGCCTACGGCTATTACCCGTTCGAACTTTCCGGCGGCCTGCGTCAGCGCGCCATGCTCGCCATGGCCCTGATCTGTCAGCCCGCCCTGCTGATCGCGGACGAGCCGACCACTGCTCTCGACGTCACCATCCAGGCCCAGGTCCTCGACCTGATGCGAGATCTCCAGGCCGAGATGGGCATGGCGATCCTGCTCATCACCCATGATCTCGGTGTCGTTGCCAACATGGCCGACGAAGTCGTGGTGATCTATCACGGCGAGATCATGGAAAGCGGTCCTGTCGAGGATATCTTCCGACGTCCGCGGCACCCCTATCTCAAGGCACTGCTGAAAGCCTCGCCGCATTTCGACATGCAGGAGGGCGAGCGGCTGGTCGCATTGCGCGAGGCACGTGCCCAGCCTGCGGCAACGCCGCGTGCCGCCCCGGTCATCTCCCGGCCTGCCAATGCGCCGCCCTTGCTGAGCGTGCGCCACTTGCGCAAGACCTACACCACTGGCTCGCGGGGGTTCTTCGGCAAAGGCACCCAGGCGACCGTCCTGGCGGTCGACGATGTCGGATTCGACATCGCACGCGGCGAATGTCTTGGCCTTGTCGGCGAGAGCGGCTGCGGCAAGACCACCGTCAGCAAGATCATCATGCGCGCGGTCACGCCCGATGCCGGCGCGGTCACCTTCAATGACGGGTTCGGCCCGACAGACGTCCTCTCCCTGCAGGGCGAGGAGCTGCGGCGGTTCCGTCAGCGGGTCCAGATGATCTTCCAGGACCCGGTCTCGTCTCTGTCGCCACGCATGACCGTCATGAACATCCTGCGCGAGCCGCTGGTCATTCATGAGCGCGGTGACGGCGCTGAGCAGACAGCCCGCGTGCGCAGCCTGATGGAGAGTGTCGGGCTCGATCCGCGCTTCCTCAGCCGCTACCCGCACTCTTTCTCCGGCGGCCAGCGCCAGCGCATCGGCATCGCGCGCGCGCTCGCGCTCGATCCGGACCTGATCGTTTGCGACGAGCCGGTATCTGCCCTCGACGTTTCGGTTCAGGCCCAGATTCTCAACCTGCTCAAGGACCTGCAGGCCGAGCGCGGCCTCACCTTCCTGTTTATTTCGCACAATCTTGCCGTGGTGAACTACATGGCGGACCGGATCGCGGTCATGGCCAACGGTCACATCGTCGAGCTTGCGCCGCGCCACGCCCTCTTTGCCTCGCCGGCTCACCCCTACACGAAGGCCCTGCTGCGCTCGGTTCCCTTCGCCGATCTCGACCGGAAGCTCGATTTCAAACTCGTCGCGCCCGGCGGCGCCTCCGATTACAGCCATTGGGCCCCGGCCTTCAGACCGGAGGCAGGCGTCAGCCTCGAGCCGCTGTCCCTGGGCGAGGGCCACTACGTCCTGGCGCGCCCGGAAGCGAACCACAGGGAGTTGGTCTGA
- a CDS encoding polysaccharide lyase has translation MRLRRVRRALGPIAGIVLLALATPSYAAEQGGSSLLLRDGFDTGRFVPEGGLYYKDNAEQRAGLATFQQKGALDGRGALTLSVKPLCAKGARNCSERAEVWERPEVLASYDQTVWYGFAMRLDDPVPQDDARYVMAQWKRQITPGAEGDYSPFLALRLFQGRVGVTVETDMTEVFPIGGAERPDGCLPGEALAVNRRVARQTRALVALETGSTRADYPAYFNACAPAIQVTHHAGLPPVRAGWIDFVFRSSPGPQGNGHIEIVANGRHVATIKGPIGHRGSGLGKKQYFKFGPYRAANKGSWSVSYDDFRRGPRCADVIRNGQCPPE, from the coding sequence ATGCGACTGAGACGTGTCAGACGGGCGTTGGGGCCGATCGCGGGAATTGTCCTGCTTGCGCTGGCGACCCCGTCCTATGCTGCGGAACAGGGTGGATCTTCGCTGCTCCTCAGGGATGGCTTCGATACGGGTCGCTTCGTGCCCGAAGGTGGGCTCTACTACAAGGACAATGCCGAACAGCGCGCGGGGCTCGCGACATTTCAACAAAAGGGTGCCCTGGATGGCAGGGGCGCGCTTACCCTGTCGGTCAAGCCGCTCTGTGCGAAAGGCGCTCGCAACTGCAGCGAAAGGGCCGAGGTTTGGGAGAGGCCCGAGGTCCTGGCAAGCTACGATCAGACGGTCTGGTACGGCTTCGCCATGCGCCTTGACGACCCTGTGCCGCAAGACGATGCGCGCTATGTCATGGCACAGTGGAAGCGCCAGATCACGCCTGGAGCCGAGGGGGATTATTCGCCCTTTCTCGCGCTCAGGCTGTTTCAGGGGCGGGTTGGCGTCACCGTGGAGACCGACATGACCGAGGTCTTTCCGATCGGCGGCGCAGAACGCCCAGACGGCTGCCTCCCAGGAGAGGCCCTGGCCGTGAACCGTCGTGTCGCGCGGCAGACCCGCGCCCTGGTTGCGCTCGAGACCGGCAGCACGCGGGCCGACTATCCCGCCTATTTCAATGCCTGCGCTCCCGCGATCCAGGTGACACACCACGCCGGGCTGCCGCCAGTTCGGGCGGGTTGGATCGACTTTGTCTTTCGCTCGAGTCCCGGCCCTCAGGGCAACGGCCATATCGAGATCGTAGCAAATGGCCGGCACGTCGCCACCATCAAGGGCCCCATCGGTCATCGCGGCTCCGGCCTCGGGAAGAAGCAATATTTCAAATTCGGACCTTACCGGGCCGCCAACAAGGGCTCGTGGAGCGTAAGTTACGACGATTTCCGGCGCGGACCGCGTTGCGCGGATGTCATCCGGAACGGGCAGTGTCCGCCGGAATGA